The Candidatus Zixiibacteriota bacterium genome includes a region encoding these proteins:
- a CDS encoding DNA-directed RNA polymerase subunit alpha, translated as MRWKNLVLPKEVVTEELSENQRYARFVLEPLERGFGVTIGNALRRILLSAIQGAAVTSLRIEGVQHEFSTIPGVYEDVTQIVLNLKKLRLKMHSDDPKILTLPITGKGKYTAGMIEVGPDIEILNPDLHIIELTEDKKFKIEIDVDLGRGYVLADQNKRPDKPVGSIFVDSLFSPVIKVNYTVENTRVGQRTDYDRLTLEVTTDGSLTPEESIGYSAKLLADHLRYFIHIDEDIVPVEEKKEDEETVKVRNLLNTRVDELELSVRSSNCLRAANIQTLRDLVQRSESDMLKYRNFGRKSLTELTAILEELGLSWGMDLSRYQSADQN; from the coding sequence ATGAGGTGGAAAAACCTGGTGCTGCCCAAAGAGGTGGTCACCGAAGAACTGTCGGAAAACCAGCGCTACGCCCGCTTCGTGCTCGAACCGCTGGAACGCGGCTTCGGCGTTACGATCGGCAATGCGCTCCGGAGAATTCTGCTCTCGGCGATTCAGGGCGCAGCCGTGACCTCGCTGCGCATCGAAGGGGTGCAGCACGAATTCTCGACGATCCCCGGAGTCTATGAAGACGTCACCCAGATCGTCCTGAATCTCAAGAAACTGCGTCTGAAAATGCACTCGGATGACCCCAAAATCCTGACCCTGCCGATTACCGGCAAGGGCAAGTATACGGCCGGGATGATCGAAGTCGGTCCCGACATCGAAATCCTTAACCCCGACCTGCACATCATCGAGTTGACCGAGGACAAGAAATTCAAAATCGAAATCGACGTCGATCTCGGGCGCGGCTACGTCCTCGCTGACCAGAACAAACGCCCCGACAAGCCGGTCGGCAGCATCTTCGTCGATTCGCTTTTCAGCCCGGTGATCAAAGTCAACTACACGGTCGAGAACACCCGCGTCGGTCAGCGGACCGATTATGACCGCCTGACGCTGGAAGTCACCACCGACGGCTCCCTCACACCGGAGGAATCGATCGGCTACAGCGCCAAGCTGCTCGCCGACCATCTCCGCTACTTCATCCATATCGACGAGGATATCGTCCCCGTCGAAGAGAAGAAGGAAGACGAGGAAACCGTCAAAGTTCGCAACCTGCTCAACACCCGCGTCGACGAGCTCGAGCTCTCGGTGCGTTCCTCCAATTGCCTGCGCGCCGCCAATATCCAGACCCTGCGCGATCTCGTCCAACGCAGCGAGTCGGATATGCTCAAGTATCGCAACTTCGGCCGCAAGTCGCTCACCGAGTTGACCGCGATTCTGGAAGAACTGGGTCTGAGCTGGGGCATGGACCTGAGCCGCTATCAATCAGCGGATCAAAATTAG
- the rpsD gene encoding 30S ribosomal protein S4 — MARYTGPKHRMCRRLGEKVCDAIKCPVDRRPYAPGQHGQNMRRKVSEYGIQLREKQKVRAIYGVLEKQFHNYFERANAMKGITGENLLQLLERRLDNVVFRLGFAPTRRAARQLVRHRHFLVNGDIVDIPSFQVKPHDVIRVKEKSRKLDIIHMALKDADRSADLPWLRVNKAALEGELLEVPKRADIPTPVSEQLIVELYSK; from the coding sequence ATGGCAAGATATACTGGTCCGAAACACCGCATGTGCCGCCGTCTCGGCGAAAAAGTCTGCGATGCCATCAAGTGTCCCGTGGACCGTCGTCCTTATGCTCCCGGCCAGCACGGCCAGAACATGCGCCGCAAGGTTTCCGAATACGGCATCCAATTGCGCGAAAAGCAAAAAGTCCGCGCTATCTACGGCGTGCTCGAAAAGCAGTTCCATAACTACTTCGAACGCGCCAACGCCATGAAGGGCATCACCGGCGAAAATCTGCTCCAGCTGCTTGAACGCCGCCTCGACAACGTCGTCTTCCGGCTCGGCTTTGCTCCGACCCGGCGCGCGGCGCGCCAGCTGGTCCGCCATCGCCACTTCCTGGTCAACGGCGATATCGTCGACATTCCGTCGTTTCAAGTGAAACCCCACGACGTGATTCGCGTTAAAGAAAAGTCGCGCAAGCTGGACATCATCCACATGGCGCTTAAAGACGCTGATCGCTCCGCGGACCTTCCGTGGCTGCGCGTCAATAAGGCCGCACTCGAAGGCGAATTGCTCGAAGTTCCCAAGCGCGCCGATATCCCGACGCCGGTCTCCGAGCAGTTGATCGTGGAATTGTACAGCAAGTAG
- the rpsK gene encoding 30S ribosomal protein S11, with amino-acid sequence MANPKPKGKKKKARRIDSVGVAHIQSTFNNTIISITDSTGGVIAWSSAGRSGFKGSKKSTPFAAQLAAATSAKEAIDQGLRKIEVWVKGPGSGREAAIRSLQAAGLEIMAIKDVTPIPHNGCRAPKRRRV; translated from the coding sequence TTGGCTAATCCTAAACCCAAAGGCAAGAAGAAGAAAGCGCGCCGGATCGATTCCGTCGGCGTCGCTCATATTCAGTCGACGTTCAATAACACGATCATCTCGATCACCGATTCGACCGGTGGCGTGATCGCGTGGTCGTCAGCCGGACGTTCCGGTTTCAAAGGCTCGAAAAAGTCGACGCCGTTCGCCGCCCAGTTGGCGGCCGCAACCAGCGCCAAGGAAGCAATCGATCAGGGATTGCGCAAAATCGAGGTCTGGGTCAAGGGCCCCGGATCCGGCCGCGAAGCTGCCATCCGCTCGCTCCAGGCCGCCGGCCTCGAAATCATGGCGATCAAAGACGTCACGCCAATCCCGCATAACGGCTGCCGCGCTCCCAAACGGCGCCGCGTGTAA
- the rpsM gene encoding 30S ribosomal protein S13 produces the protein MARIAGVDLPRDKRLEVALTYIFGLGRSSAHQILKKTGISPDLRVHKMTEEDVARLRQVIENEYRVEGVLRSEVAMNIKRLIDIGCYRGLRHRRGLPVRGQRTRTNARTRKGPKRTVAGKKKTPTK, from the coding sequence GTGGCTCGTATAGCAGGTGTCGATCTGCCGCGTGATAAGCGTCTGGAAGTCGCCTTAACGTATATCTTTGGTCTTGGCCGGTCCTCGGCCCACCAGATTCTCAAGAAGACCGGTATCAGCCCCGACCTTCGCGTCCACAAAATGACCGAAGAAGACGTCGCCCGGCTGCGCCAGGTGATCGAAAACGAGTACCGCGTCGAAGGCGTGTTGCGCAGCGAAGTCGCGATGAATATCAAGCGCTTGATCGATATCGGCTGCTATCGCGGCCTGCGGCACCGCCGCGGCCTCCCCGTGCGCGGCCAGCGCACCCGCACCAACGCCCGGACCCGCAAGGGACCGAAGCGGACCGTGGCCGGCAAGAAGAAAACACCGACCAAGTAA
- the rpmJ gene encoding 50S ribosomal protein L36 — MKVRSSVKPRCEHCKVIRRHGVIRVICKKNPRHKQRQG; from the coding sequence ATGAAAGTTCGTTCATCGGTCAAGCCGCGCTGTGAGCACTGTAAGGTGATCCGCCGTCACGGCGTGATTCGCGTCATTTGCAAAAAGAACCCGCGCCACAAACAGCGCCAGGGTTGA